Below is a genomic region from Mycolicibacterium neworleansense.
GAGGGCGCCCACCGCATCCACGGTCTTCAGGTCGTCGCGGTAGTACTCCAGCAGCGGCTCGGTCTCGTCGCGGTAGACCTTCATGCGGTTGCGGATGACCTCGTCGGTGTCGTCGGCGCGGCCGCGGCCCTTGAGGCGGGTCAGCAGCTCGTCCTCGGACACCTGGAACTCCACCACGGCGTCGAGCTTGGTGTTGCGGGCGGCAAGCATGTCCTTGAGCGCGCCGGCCTGCTCGACCGAGCGCGGGTAGCCGTCGAGGATGAATCCGTCGGCCGCGTCAGCCTGATCGATGCGGTCTTCGACGAGGCGGTTCGTCAGCTCGGCCGGCACCAGATCGCCGGCGTCCAGGTAACGCTTGGCCTCCAGGCCGAGCGGGGTTCCGTCACCGATGTTCTTGCGGAACAGGTCCCCGGTGGAGATTTGCGGGATGCCGAGCTTCTCGGACAGCTTCTCTGCCTGCGTGCCTTTGCCCGCGCCGGGCGGTCCGAGTAGAACGACTCTCACTTCAGGAACCCTTCGTAGTTGCGTTGCATGA
It encodes:
- a CDS encoding adenylate kinase, whose amino-acid sequence is MRVVLLGPPGAGKGTQAEKLSEKLGIPQISTGDLFRKNIGDGTPLGLEAKRYLDAGDLVPAELTNRLVEDRIDQADAADGFILDGYPRSVEQAGALKDMLAARNTKLDAVVEFQVSEDELLTRLKGRGRADDTDEVIRNRMKVYRDETEPLLEYYRDDLKTVDAVGALDEVFARALHALGK